A stretch of the Haloplanus aerogenes genome encodes the following:
- a CDS encoding universal stress protein, whose amino-acid sequence MASYVIGTDTVDTSAALCDYLDRRIDAGDTIHAVNSLRGGDATSAEDVRDGEDAVNVVQSRLGAVATVETHQFVRGNDPAEDLLAYADEIDADELVIGVRKRNPTAKVVFGSNAQSILLRSARPVAVVPLTEGI is encoded by the coding sequence ATGGCCAGCTACGTGATCGGGACCGACACGGTCGACACGAGCGCCGCGCTGTGTGACTACCTCGACCGCCGGATCGACGCCGGCGACACGATCCACGCCGTCAACTCCCTGCGCGGCGGCGACGCGACGAGCGCCGAGGACGTACGCGACGGCGAGGACGCGGTCAACGTCGTCCAGTCGCGGCTGGGCGCCGTGGCGACGGTCGAGACCCACCAGTTCGTCCGCGGCAACGACCCCGCCGAGGACCTCCTCGCCTACGCCGACGAAATCGACGCCGACGAACTCGTCATCGGCGTTCGCAAGCGCAACCCGACGGCGAAAGTCGTCTTCGGGAGCAACGCGCAGTCGATCCTGCTGCGCTCGGCGCGTCCCGTCGCCGTCGTGCCGTTGACCGAGGGGATCTAG
- a CDS encoding ZIP family metal transporter, whose translation MTRFSLAGGGAAGTLVVLSVLAATSGAWKLLGISWVAFAAMALGIPLGRQTLGDRSWALVWGYGLAAGAMVTSAAVFLIPQAIAHDANFGGFGIALGLLVGFAGHTIGHRLAHYDLPLDRTVAELSAHAFSAGIIIGIVYGNMPELGPILGLAIVSHKGPAGYAAARRLVSNDRDPTVLLLPAAGVGIAAIVASLIQLPAAPAIRGIVFGFAAGIFLHVAMDFLPRCELGSDVHELLTVTGDAHELLDQLRIHAVLSTGLGGVAVFLAWVAVT comes from the coding sequence ATGACTCGATTCTCCCTCGCCGGCGGCGGTGCCGCCGGCACGCTGGTGGTGCTCTCCGTCCTCGCCGCGACCAGTGGTGCGTGGAAGCTCCTCGGTATCTCGTGGGTCGCGTTCGCCGCCATGGCGCTCGGTATCCCACTCGGTCGGCAGACGCTCGGCGACCGCTCGTGGGCACTCGTGTGGGGCTACGGTCTCGCGGCGGGCGCGATGGTGACGAGCGCCGCGGTCTTTCTCATCCCGCAGGCCATCGCCCACGACGCCAACTTCGGGGGTTTCGGCATCGCTCTCGGCCTGCTGGTCGGCTTCGCGGGTCACACTATCGGCCACCGCCTCGCCCACTACGACCTGCCGCTCGACCGCACAGTCGCCGAACTCTCGGCGCACGCCTTCTCCGCCGGGATCATCATCGGCATCGTCTACGGCAACATGCCCGAGCTCGGCCCCATCCTCGGCCTCGCCATCGTCTCGCACAAGGGGCCGGCGGGCTACGCGGCGGCGCGGCGCCTCGTCTCGAACGACCGCGATCCGACCGTCCTCCTCCTGCCAGCCGCGGGCGTCGGCATCGCGGCCATCGTCGCCAGCCTGATCCAGTTGCCAGCAGCGCCGGCCATTCGGGGCATCGTCTTCGGCTTCGCCGCCGGCATCTTCCTCCACGTCGCCATGGACTTCCTCCCGCGGTGTGAACTCGGCAGCGACGTGCACGAACTCCTGACGGTGACGGGCGACGCGCACGAACTGCTGGACCAGCTTCGCATCCACGCCGTCCTCAGCACGGGCCTCGGCGGCGTCGCCGTCTTCCTCGCGTGGGTGGCGGTCACCTAG
- a CDS encoding BtpA/SgcQ family protein, translating into MVHLPALPGAPGYDGEEGREAIHAAARRDAERLDAGGVDALLVENFGDAPFYPDSVPRHVVADLTALVGTVRDATDRPVGVNVLRNDGPSAVAVAAATGAAFVRVNVHVGARVADQGMLEGHAHETMRLRERLDADVRVLADVDVKHSVPLGRERGEGMLGDAVERGLADGVVVSGAGTGDATEHETVREAVATRDDRGLDAPVFVGSGVTADTVGDALSVADGVIVGSALKAGGEVGNPVSVERVERLVEAADAVR; encoded by the coding sequence CGCGGCGGGACGCCGAACGCCTCGACGCCGGCGGTGTCGACGCTCTGCTGGTGGAGAACTTCGGCGACGCCCCGTTCTATCCCGACTCGGTTCCCCGACACGTCGTCGCGGACCTCACGGCGCTCGTCGGGACGGTGCGGGACGCGACGGATCGGCCGGTCGGGGTGAACGTCCTCCGCAACGACGGGCCGAGCGCGGTGGCCGTGGCGGCCGCGACGGGGGCGGCGTTCGTCCGCGTCAACGTCCACGTCGGGGCGCGGGTGGCCGATCAGGGGATGCTGGAGGGGCATGCCCACGAGACGATGCGCCTGCGCGAGCGCCTCGACGCGGACGTGCGGGTGCTCGCGGACGTGGACGTGAAGCACTCGGTGCCGCTGGGGCGGGAACGAGGTGAGGGGATGCTCGGTGACGCCGTCGAGCGTGGCCTCGCGGACGGCGTGGTCGTGAGCGGTGCGGGGACCGGAGACGCGACGGAGCACGAGACGGTGCGAGAGGCGGTAGCAACCCGCGACGACCGCGGTCTCGACGCGCCGGTGTTCGTCGGGAGCGGTGTCACCGCCGACACCGTGGGCGACGCGCTCTCGGTGGCGGACGGCGTGATCGTGGGGAGTGCGCTGAAAGCGGGTGGTGAGGTCGGGAATCCGGTGTCGGTCGAGCGCGTCGAACGGCTGGTCGAGGCCGCGGACGCGGTGCGGTGA
- a CDS encoding DUF7490 domain-containing protein produces the protein MRRETALAVGAAGVVLIAVVAAVLAPGALADPTEERPVRPGPVDITEMEISAGEVTGDTVALNVETRLSHRGPPARNVTVRVQAVDAESGLVETTRTATVGDLTEEREVAVPTTLTVEREGGYRIRAVVYRDGQRVDSGARELRGLDALQPPYARSAVQFAEADALPPVAFSVVGGDPDRTVLALQMALTNTGDEQPEDLRVTVTLRQADSNIVANRTSVPVGSIRPGRTETVETRLSVPTDYNYYIDVVLWKDGVVIDSARGAANLDPSETISVNETRRDVELRVSDFTRGDGAEGDRPVPEETGMPTAGGGPGFGVGVALVALVAAALLARRKSQ, from the coding sequence ATGCGTCGTGAAACCGCGCTGGCCGTCGGCGCGGCCGGCGTCGTCCTGATCGCCGTCGTCGCTGCCGTCCTCGCCCCCGGCGCCCTCGCCGACCCCACCGAGGAGCGGCCGGTCCGTCCGGGACCGGTCGACATCACGGAGATGGAGATTTCGGCCGGCGAGGTGACCGGCGACACGGTCGCCCTGAACGTCGAGACCCGGCTGTCACACCGCGGCCCACCGGCCCGGAACGTGACCGTGCGGGTACAGGCCGTCGACGCGGAGTCCGGGCTGGTCGAGACCACCCGGACGGCTACCGTCGGCGACCTGACCGAAGAACGCGAGGTAGCGGTGCCGACGACCCTGACCGTCGAGCGTGAGGGGGGCTACCGTATCCGCGCGGTCGTCTACCGTGACGGTCAGCGGGTCGACAGCGGGGCGCGCGAACTCCGCGGCCTCGACGCGCTCCAGCCACCGTACGCCCGGAGCGCCGTCCAGTTCGCGGAGGCCGATGCCCTCCCGCCCGTCGCCTTCTCCGTCGTCGGAGGCGACCCGGACCGCACGGTCCTCGCCCTCCAGATGGCGTTGACCAACACTGGCGACGAGCAACCCGAGGACCTGCGGGTCACGGTGACGCTCCGGCAGGCCGACTCGAACATCGTCGCCAACCGCACCTCGGTCCCGGTGGGGTCGATCCGCCCCGGCCGGACGGAGACGGTGGAGACGCGGCTGTCGGTGCCGACGGACTACAACTACTACATCGACGTCGTGCTCTGGAAGGACGGCGTCGTCATCGACAGCGCCCGCGGGGCCGCGAACCTCGACCCCTCGGAGACGATCAGCGTCAACGAAACCCGGCGTGACGTGGAACTGCGCGTGAGTGACTTCACCCGCGGCGACGGGGCGGAGGGCGACCGACCGGTGCCGGAGGAGACGGGCATGCCCACCGCGGGCGGCGGTCCCGGCTTCGGCGTCGGCGTCGCTCTCGTTGCCCTCGTCGCTGCCGCGCTGCTCGCACGGAGGAAGAGCCAATGA
- a CDS encoding SLC13 family permease: MTAPTPAAVTGLPPVTTDALVVFGIVVLTLVLFVTERVPIDVTAIFIMVLLMLLGSDGVVNLTHISTAEGISGFSNPATITVLAMLILSSGISRTGVVQILGRKMAAFAGEDRDRQLLATIGVAGPVSGFINNTPVVAILVPVITDLAHAGKTSPSKLLLPLSYASMFGGMLTLIGTSTNILASDVSARLLGHPFSMFEFTSLGVIVLVAGSLYLMTIGQRLLPERVPVKDDYVQEYAIEEYLTEVIVEPDSPLVGTTVETAIDTVEFDADILQVVRDGEEFIEPLGHMMIREGDVLRLRADRETLQELVERDTLTLTGHPPQTGAELEPETEEAQTLVEVVIPRGSYLAGKSLASSTFRQRYDANVLAFRSRGETVRDHMDRRRIRVGDTLLVQAAPDSIDRLADNEDFIVAHEPDEPHYRTEKIPHAIAIMLGVVGFAAVPWAPLGGALASVTGVAAFEALAALSLPILVTALAGVVAMVVAGVMEPTELYDAVEWDVIFLLAGVIPLGMALEQTGGADLLGALVAATGLYLPAIGVLWVFYIATGLITGVISNNASVVLMLPVAVEAATRIGADPFSFVLAVTFAASTAFLTPVGYQTNLFVYGPGGYKFSDYVRVGAPLQLFLSVVTVAGIVALWGL; this comes from the coding sequence TTGACTGCCCCGACGCCGGCCGCAGTCACCGGGTTACCTCCGGTGACGACCGACGCTCTCGTCGTCTTCGGCATCGTCGTCCTCACGCTCGTCCTGTTCGTGACTGAACGGGTGCCCATCGACGTGACCGCCATCTTCATCATGGTCCTCCTGATGTTGCTGGGGAGCGACGGCGTGGTCAACCTCACCCACATCTCCACCGCGGAGGGCATCTCGGGCTTCTCCAACCCCGCGACGATAACCGTCCTCGCGATGCTCATCCTGAGTTCGGGTATCAGCCGGACGGGTGTGGTGCAGATCCTCGGCCGGAAGATGGCCGCCTTCGCCGGCGAGGACCGCGACCGGCAGTTGCTCGCCACCATCGGCGTCGCCGGTCCCGTCTCCGGGTTCATCAACAACACGCCCGTCGTCGCCATCCTCGTTCCCGTCATCACCGACCTCGCACACGCGGGCAAGACCTCGCCCTCGAAACTCCTGCTTCCCCTCTCCTACGCCTCGATGTTCGGCGGGATGCTCACGTTGATCGGCACCTCGACGAACATCCTCGCCAGTGACGTGTCGGCCCGCCTGCTCGGCCATCCCTTCTCCATGTTCGAGTTCACGTCGCTCGGGGTCATCGTCCTCGTCGCCGGCAGTCTCTACCTCATGACTATCGGTCAGCGCCTCCTCCCCGAACGCGTCCCCGTGAAAGACGACTACGTGCAGGAGTACGCCATCGAGGAGTATCTGACCGAAGTGATCGTCGAACCCGACTCGCCGCTCGTGGGGACGACAGTCGAGACGGCCATCGACACGGTGGAGTTCGACGCCGACATCCTTCAGGTCGTCCGCGACGGCGAGGAGTTCATCGAACCGCTCGGTCACATGATGATCCGCGAGGGGGACGTGCTGCGCCTCCGTGCCGACCGCGAGACGCTCCAGGAACTGGTCGAACGCGACACGCTCACCCTCACCGGCCACCCGCCACAGACGGGGGCGGAACTCGAACCGGAGACGGAGGAGGCCCAGACGCTCGTCGAAGTCGTCATTCCCCGGGGCTCCTACCTCGCCGGCAAGTCGCTGGCGAGTTCCACCTTCCGCCAGCGCTACGACGCGAACGTCCTCGCCTTCCGCAGTCGAGGGGAGACCGTCCGCGACCACATGGACCGCCGGCGCATCCGCGTGGGGGACACCCTCCTCGTCCAGGCCGCGCCGGACAGCATCGACCGCCTCGCCGACAACGAGGATTTCATCGTCGCCCACGAACCCGACGAACCCCACTACCGGACGGAGAAGATTCCCCACGCCATCGCCATCATGCTCGGCGTCGTCGGCTTCGCCGCCGTCCCGTGGGCGCCACTCGGCGGCGCACTCGCCAGCGTGACCGGCGTCGCCGCCTTCGAGGCCCTCGCCGCGCTCTCGCTTCCCATCCTCGTCACCGCACTCGCGGGCGTCGTCGCCATGGTCGTGGCCGGCGTCATGGAACCGACCGAACTCTACGACGCCGTCGAGTGGGACGTGATCTTCCTCCTCGCGGGCGTCATCCCCCTCGGCATGGCGCTGGAACAGACCGGCGGGGCCGACCTCCTCGGCGCGCTCGTCGCCGCCACTGGCCTCTATCTTCCCGCTATCGGCGTTCTCTGGGTGTTCTACATCGCTACCGGCCTCATCACCGGCGTCATCTCGAACAACGCGAGCGTCGTGTTGATGCTCCCCGTCGCCGTCGAGGCCGCGACCCGCATCGGCGCCGACCCCTTCTCCTTCGTCCTCGCGGTGACCTTCGCGGCCTCCACGGCCTTCCTCACGCCCGTCGGCTACCAGACCAACCTCTTCGTCTACGGCCCCGGCGGCTACAAGTTCTCAGACTACGTCCGCGTCGGCGCGCCGCTTCAACTGTTCCTCTCCGTGGTGACCGTCGCGGGAATCGTGGCGCTCTGGGGGCTGTGA
- a CDS encoding SDR family oxidoreductase → MDGTNAVITGASRGIGASIVRQFAADGAQVTCCARTREELESVADGEAAVTAVRADVRDEFDVERLMETAAEAGTIDVVVANAAVNHGPPGESPLQEESYTRFDDTIRTNLRGVFTTVREALPHLAPDGRILVPSGSVARESVPGMGAYAVSKAGAEALVRGFAADIDQSVAVVDPGYVATDLSGGKGRDPEDVAPMFVWAARDADDIDGEILDLRAWKRATR, encoded by the coding sequence ATGGACGGAACGAACGCCGTCATCACCGGAGCGAGTCGGGGTATCGGCGCGAGCATCGTGCGGCAGTTCGCCGCCGACGGCGCGCAGGTCACGTGCTGTGCCCGAACGCGGGAGGAGCTAGAATCGGTCGCCGACGGCGAGGCGGCGGTGACCGCGGTTCGGGCCGACGTGCGCGACGAGTTCGACGTGGAACGGTTGATGGAGACGGCCGCGGAGGCGGGCACCATCGACGTGGTGGTGGCGAACGCCGCGGTCAACCACGGCCCGCCGGGAGAGAGTCCGTTGCAGGAGGAGTCGTACACGCGGTTCGACGACACGATTCGCACGAACCTTCGGGGCGTCTTCACCACGGTCCGCGAAGCACTCCCTCACCTCGCGCCGGACGGACGAATCCTCGTCCCGTCGGGCAGCGTCGCTCGCGAGTCGGTGCCGGGCATGGGCGCCTACGCCGTCTCGAAGGCGGGCGCCGAGGCGCTGGTCCGGGGGTTCGCGGCCGACATCGACCAGTCCGTCGCCGTCGTCGACCCCGGCTACGTCGCCACCGACCTCAGCGGCGGCAAGGGGCGTGACCCCGAGGACGTGGCGCCGATGTTCGTCTGGGCGGCCCGCGACGCCGACGATATCGACGGGGAGATACTCGACTTGCGGGCGTGGAAACGAGCCACCCGATAG
- a CDS encoding ornithine cyclodeaminase, with translation MVPTRTVELEGHIIDSGTMGRCFGLVMDMGGEFEVEAFDIGRHKDEESYCRMAVRADDPSLLQSILHELHQNGANLSDPVDATLDPAPADQVVPTDFYSTTNHPTEVRYEGEWLPVEHIEMDCAIVVDPDGPRAYTAVLNAIREGDLVVTGEAGIRVDPPDRPRGSGGPFGFMQGGVSSERPSESLIEQVAAALVETKEAGGRVLVVPGPAVIHSGAGDALARLVREGYVDAISAGNGFAVHDLERALYGTSLGMDIETLEHPRKGHKHHIYTISEVIRAGGIEDAVAEGLVEEGVMYECVANDVPYVLAGSIRDDGPLPETITDAIEAQNAIREQAHEADMVVMLATLLHSVAVGNCLPSTTKVVCVDINPATVTQLLDRGSSQAVGMVTDIGTFVPMLAEKVLD, from the coding sequence ATGGTTCCCACACGAACGGTCGAACTCGAGGGGCACATCATCGACTCGGGGACGATGGGGCGGTGTTTCGGCCTCGTCATGGACATGGGTGGAGAGTTCGAGGTCGAGGCGTTCGACATCGGTCGGCACAAGGACGAGGAGTCGTACTGCCGGATGGCGGTGCGCGCGGACGACCCGTCGTTGCTCCAGTCGATTCTCCACGAACTCCACCAGAACGGGGCGAACCTCTCCGATCCGGTGGACGCGACGCTCGATCCCGCGCCAGCCGATCAGGTGGTGCCGACGGACTTCTACTCGACGACGAATCACCCGACCGAGGTGCGCTACGAGGGCGAGTGGCTCCCCGTCGAGCATATCGAGATGGACTGTGCCATCGTCGTCGATCCCGACGGGCCGCGAGCGTACACGGCGGTCCTGAATGCGATTCGGGAGGGCGACCTCGTCGTGACGGGTGAGGCGGGTATCCGGGTCGACCCCCCGGACCGTCCCCGCGGGAGTGGCGGGCCGTTCGGCTTTATGCAGGGCGGCGTCTCCAGCGAGCGCCCCTCCGAGTCGCTGATCGAACAGGTGGCGGCGGCGCTGGTGGAGACGAAGGAAGCGGGCGGGCGAGTGCTCGTCGTGCCCGGTCCCGCGGTGATCCACTCGGGCGCGGGCGACGCCCTCGCCCGCCTGGTCCGCGAGGGGTACGTCGACGCGATCAGCGCGGGCAACGGCTTCGCGGTCCACGACCTCGAGCGTGCGCTCTACGGCACGTCGCTCGGGATGGACATCGAGACGCTCGAACACCCGCGCAAGGGACACAAACACCACATCTACACGATCAGCGAGGTGATCCGGGCGGGCGGAATCGAGGACGCGGTGGCCGAGGGACTGGTCGAGGAGGGCGTGATGTACGAGTGCGTCGCGAACGACGTGCCGTACGTCCTCGCGGGGTCGATTCGCGACGACGGGCCACTGCCGGAGACGATCACCGACGCCATCGAGGCACAGAACGCCATCCGGGAGCAGGCCCACGAGGCCGACATGGTGGTGATGCTGGCGACGCTCCTGCACTCGGTGGCGGTGGGTAACTGTCTCCCCTCGACGACGAAGGTGGTGTGTGTCGATATCAACCCGGCGACGGTGACGCAGTTGCTCGACCGCGGGAGTTCGCAGGCGGTCGGCATGGTGACCGATATCGGGACGTTCGTGCCGATGCTGGCCGAGAAAGTGCTAGACTAG
- a CDS encoding alpha/beta hydrolase, whose translation MAATVTRDRRRFDVATTTLAFESEDRTCRGRLYRPARPATPPVIVLGPTFAAEGTFGYPRYAERFARAGYAAFVFDYGGFGESDDLAPAGRFRSHGATNLVDPDTQVADWHAAIDRVRRLDGERRRVVLWGFGLGGGHAVRVAANRRVDGVVAVAPMLDGRAFARARSPRYLARAVGAGLRDRLTAPLGRGHTVPVVGGYDEFGVLPKPTGDAYLDLVPPESDWRNETSARGLLALFRYRPLADAEDVTCPTLLVAAGDDELAPADTVADAADRIDRSTYLRLPVGHVDALGSAFETAASHQLAFLDDLLGV comes from the coding sequence ATGGCGGCGACCGTGACACGCGACCGCCGTCGCTTCGACGTCGCGACGACGACGCTCGCCTTCGAGAGCGAGGACCGGACGTGTCGCGGTCGACTCTACCGACCGGCCCGCCCCGCGACGCCGCCGGTGATCGTGTTGGGCCCGACGTTCGCGGCCGAGGGGACGTTCGGCTACCCGCGCTACGCCGAGCGGTTCGCTCGCGCCGGCTACGCTGCCTTCGTCTTCGATTACGGCGGCTTCGGCGAGAGCGACGACCTCGCGCCGGCCGGCCGATTCCGTAGTCACGGCGCCACCAACCTCGTCGACCCCGACACACAGGTAGCCGACTGGCACGCGGCGATCGACCGCGTTCGCCGTCTCGACGGCGAGCGCCGGCGGGTCGTCCTCTGGGGGTTCGGCCTCGGCGGCGGGCACGCTGTTCGCGTGGCCGCGAACCGCCGGGTCGACGGCGTCGTCGCCGTCGCACCGATGCTCGACGGCCGGGCGTTCGCCCGCGCCCGCTCACCTCGCTACCTCGCCCGAGCGGTCGGCGCCGGTCTGCGCGACCGCCTGACGGCGCCGCTCGGTCGCGGCCACACCGTCCCCGTCGTCGGCGGCTACGACGAGTTCGGCGTCCTGCCCAAACCGACCGGCGACGCGTATCTCGACCTCGTTCCGCCGGAGAGCGACTGGCGCAACGAAACGTCGGCCCGCGGACTGCTCGCCCTGTTTCGCTACCGCCCCCTCGCCGACGCCGAGGACGTAACCTGCCCGACGCTGCTGGTGGCGGCCGGCGACGACGAACTCGCCCCAGCCGATACCGTCGCGGACGCGGCAGATCGGATCGACCGGTCGACGTATCTCCGTCTCCCTGTCGGCCACGTCGACGCGCTCGGATCGGCGTTCGAGACGGCCGCAAGCCACCAACTCGCCTTCCTCGACGACCTGCTGGGCGTGTAG